One genomic window of Euzebya rosea includes the following:
- a CDS encoding glycosyltransferase has translation MQPLVVASVPARHVYTRHLAHPAVPVARVATPAETYRATQMITAEWVQVHAEGVDVAHVHFGFGDVADRDWRQWRAALAAHRIPLVYTVHDLDNPHVADQERHHRQVAFLCRTADEVITLTHAAADRVRQRTGRRATVIPHPHVADLDTIAATVRPRRDTFTVAIHGKDQRVGIDARPFVDAVLDVMADRADVHLRLDVAPDLVDSAPEEYRHLAAAASHPRVAFHHTGWLDDADLWRYLSDVDLVVLPYRLGTHSGWAEACVDLGTPVAAPAHMPIVDQHPPPRVLPLHTDAEGRPDRDALAGVIDRLRHGSRPRPAQPRWRDAQRLDIARAHEAVYRRAIARLAEPADTTTRPDPTGDDGPPDDGERVIDLTRAGAPVPTAAAAS, from the coding sequence ATGCAGCCGCTCGTCGTCGCCTCCGTTCCCGCCCGCCACGTCTACACGCGCCATCTGGCGCACCCGGCGGTTCCGGTGGCTCGCGTCGCCACCCCGGCCGAGACGTACCGGGCCACGCAGATGATCACGGCGGAATGGGTGCAGGTGCACGCCGAGGGCGTCGACGTGGCGCACGTGCACTTCGGGTTCGGCGACGTCGCCGACCGGGACTGGCGCCAGTGGCGGGCTGCCCTCGCCGCTCACCGCATCCCCCTCGTGTACACCGTCCACGACCTGGACAACCCCCACGTCGCCGACCAGGAGCGCCACCATCGACAGGTCGCGTTCCTGTGCCGCACCGCCGACGAGGTCATCACCCTGACCCACGCCGCCGCCGACCGGGTCCGCCAGCGCACCGGTCGCCGCGCGACCGTCATCCCCCACCCCCACGTCGCCGACCTCGACACGATCGCGGCCACCGTCCGACCACGACGCGACACCTTCACCGTGGCCATCCACGGCAAGGACCAGCGGGTCGGCATCGACGCCCGACCGTTCGTCGACGCCGTCCTCGACGTCATGGCGGACCGTGCCGACGTGCACCTCAGGCTCGACGTCGCCCCCGACCTGGTCGACAGCGCGCCGGAGGAGTACCGCCACCTGGCCGCCGCCGCGTCCCATCCGCGCGTGGCGTTCCACCACACCGGCTGGCTCGACGACGCCGACCTCTGGCGGTACCTCTCCGACGTGGACCTGGTCGTGCTGCCCTACCGGCTCGGAACCCACTCGGGCTGGGCCGAGGCCTGCGTCGACCTCGGCACGCCGGTGGCCGCCCCCGCGCACATGCCGATCGTCGACCAGCACCCACCGCCCCGGGTCCTTCCCCTGCACACCGACGCCGAGGGACGTCCCGACCGCGACGCCCTGGCCGGCGTGATCGATCGCCTTCGCCACGGCAGCCGGCCCCGGCCGGCCCAGCCCCGCTGGCGCGACGCGCAGCGACTGGACATCGCCCGCGCCCACGAGGCCGTCTACCGGCGGGCGATCGCACGGCTCGCCGAACCCGCCGACACCACGACCCGGCCCGACCCGACCGGCGACGACGGCCCGCCGGACGACGGCGAACGCGTCATCGACCTGACCCGCGCCGGCGCGCCCGTGCCGACCGCCGCAGCGGCCTCGTGA
- a CDS encoding peptidoglycan-binding protein: protein MHDRLPAQGARLSRAELDAELAQPLPDKEVLSLLNLNVDLDLMLDLAAPIDLAVAANANVAAPIDAAVAADVLTVDSISQSMGSQNATIEQTISGEASAQAPQSAVVDQTGGGTSGGADGGMVAPRSFDVVQPATGDVTDPVTDAVGDVTDTTGDVTDGVTDAAGDLTDVVGEAAEELGGAVTDAVGQLDTSNLLQDGLLNVDVNANLDAALAAPVAGAIAANANVAAPITAAVSANIGAVASQATAVTDQTAIITQNLDDVVAEAVADQDAEVLQ from the coding sequence ATGCACGACCGCCTGCCCGCACAGGGCGCACGCCTCTCCCGCGCCGAGCTGGACGCCGAGCTGGCCCAGCCGCTTCCCGACAAGGAGGTGCTGTCCCTGCTGAACCTCAACGTCGACCTCGACCTGATGCTGGACCTGGCCGCCCCGATCGACCTGGCCGTGGCAGCGAACGCCAACGTGGCAGCCCCGATCGACGCTGCGGTCGCCGCCGACGTCCTGACCGTCGACTCGATCTCGCAGTCCATGGGCAGCCAGAACGCCACGATCGAGCAGACCATCTCCGGGGAGGCCTCGGCCCAGGCGCCCCAGTCGGCCGTGGTCGACCAGACCGGCGGCGGCACGAGCGGCGGGGCCGACGGCGGCATGGTGGCCCCGCGCAGCTTCGACGTCGTGCAGCCTGCGACCGGCGACGTGACCGATCCCGTGACCGACGCGGTCGGGGACGTCACCGACACGACCGGGGACGTCACCGACGGGGTGACCGACGCGGCGGGCGACCTGACCGATGTCGTGGGCGAAGCGGCCGAGGAGCTCGGCGGTGCCGTGACCGATGCCGTCGGTCAGCTCGACACGAGCAACTTGCTCCAGGACGGCCTGCTGAACGTCGACGTCAACGCCAACCTCGACGCGGCCCTGGCCGCTCCGGTTGCCGGCGCCATCGCGGCCAACGCCAACGTCGCTGCCCCGATCACGGCTGCGGTGTCGGCCAACATCGGCGCCGTCGCCTCCCAGGCCACCGCGGTCACCGACCAGACCGCCATCATCACCCAGAACCTGGACGACGTCGTGGCCGAGGCTGTTGCCGACCAGGACGCCGAGGTCCTGCAGTAG